A stretch of DNA from Lysinibacillus sp. B2A1:
CCTTATGCACATACACAGAGTGCTCCATCGTATGCTTATAACCAGGATAAGGACGGAACTGACTATATGTAGCAAAGCCTGCTACTACACCATTCTCGTCAAAGACAAGGAGAGGATTATCAGAAGCCTGTTGGTCCTTAAACCATTGTATTTTCTCCTCTAACGATTGCGTTTCGTAACGATAAACAGCCTTACTCGTTAAAATAATATCGTTGTAGATGTCTAAAACCTCAGCTATATCTTTTTCCTCCATGAAGCGTATCATCAATGTTCACATCCTTCAATCAATTATGACAGCTTGCTAATCTGTACTTTTATATTTCATAAATTTCTTACTATCAATTATGCTTCGGCATAATTGCGTCCAGAATTGATTTTGTGCTTAGGTCTGCGTGATGCAGATCAGTTTGCGATGATTTTCTGCTGAAAGAAGTAAAATTACACATTAAAATAACGAGCATCTGGATGCGCAAAGACAATCGCAGAAACAGAAGCCTCCGGTTCCATCATAAAGCCTTCAGTTAAATGAACACCTATATCCTCCGGTTTTAATAAGCCAAACAACTTCTCCTGATCTTCTAAATTTGGACATGCAGGATAGCCGAATGAGAAGCGTTGTCCTTGATATTTGGCAGCAAAACGGTCACGCATTGTAAAGTCTGTGGCATCTGGGAAGCCCCATTGGTCACGAATTTCCTGATGCATTCTTTCTGCAAAGCCCTCTGCTAATTCTAGTGCTGTAGATTGTAATGCATGGCTTTCAAGGAATTTCCCATCCTCCTTTAGTTCACGCGCCTTTGCCATTACCCCCTGTCCTGCTGTAACAACCATTAGGGCAATATAGTCCATCTCTCCACTCTCAACCGTTTTTAGGAAATCAGCAAGGCATAAAAATGGTTCTACTTGCTGACGCGGGAAGGTAAAACGCTCAATTTCTGTTTTATTGTCAGCTGGATCATAGACAATTACATCATCTCCATCTGCCTGTGCAGGGAAAAATTGATACATTCCAGACGGTTTTAACAAGTCCCTTTTTAAATAATCGTCCACTAAATCCTTTAATTCTGTTGCTCTTGCATCTCCCGCATCAAGCAATTGTTGCACTTGCCCCTTCAAGCCCAAGTGGTGACCAAGTAAAGTACGCATATTTACATAAGGATATAAATGCGATACAGCATATTCCTTCTTCACATGTCGTCTTAAATCGGCTGGTAAAAATACAGATGCTTCCTTTACTGTACGAGCAGGTTTTATGGATATTTCTTTTGCAGGGCGAGCTGCTCGTTTCTCATCTGCTTCTAAACGTTTTTTACGGGACTCCTCAATTTCAGCTAGGAAATCAGCACGTGTTTCTGAACCCATTAAAAGATTTGCCTGCTCTAATCCTTGCATCGCATCCTTTGAATAGATGACAGGTCCATCATACTCATCCGCAATCTTAGTTTCTGTAAAACGTCGGGATAATGCTGCTCCACCTACTAGAATTGGTACATCAATACCCGCTTCTTTAAAATCCTGAGCAGTAATTACCATTTGCTGTGCTGATTTTACAAGTAAGCCTGAAAGCCCGATAAAGTCCGGTTTCTCTTTTCGAACTGCTTCAATTAATTGAGCAGGTGTGACTTTTATGCCAAGGTCAACCACCTTATAGCCGTTATTGCTTAAAATAATATCAACTAGGTTTTTTCCAATATCATGTACATCGCCTTTGACAGTTGCGAGCACCATTTTCCCTTTGCCAGCACTCTCTTCATTTTTCTCCATAAATTGCTCCAAGTGAGCAACAGCAGCCTTCATAACACCAGCAGATTGTAATACTTCCGCAACGATAAGCTGATTATTATTAAATAATCGACCGACCTCAGCCATTCCAGCCATCAATGGTCCGTTAATAATATCAAGAGGTGCTTCAAATATTTCACGAGCAGCCTCCAGATCCTCAATCAGACCTTCTTTTGTCCCCTCTAAAATATAGTAAGCTAAGCGACCTTCGACTGTTTTAGGAATATCAGCCTCTGTTTTTTCTTTCTTTTTATCACGATAAAAATCAGTGAATACGGCTAGTGTCTCATCATTCGTATTAAACAATAAATCATTTGCAAGCTTAATTTCCTCTTCTGGAATGGAAGCGTAGCGCTCTAGTTTTTCAGTATTCACAATGGCATAATCTAAGCCTGCCTGTGTACAATGATAGAGATAAACTGCATTTAATACCTCACGACCAACAGGCGGTAATCCAAATGAGATATTGCTGACACCAAGAACCGTTAATGTACGTGGCATTTTTTCTTTGATGAGTCGAATTCCCTCGATTGTTTCTAGAGCAGAGCCAATATATTGCTCATCTCCTGTACCTACTGGGAACATTAATGGGTCAAAGATTATATCTTCTGGTGCAAGTCCCCATTTTTCTGTTAACAAGTTATAGGAACGTTCAGCAATTTCTAGCTTGCGCTGTCGATCAACCGCCATGCCTTGCTCATCTATCGTTCCAACAACCAAGGAGGCACCATATTTTTTCACAAGAGGTAACACAGCATCAAAGCGCTCTTCCCCATCCTCTAAATTGATAGAGTTGATAATAGCTTTCCCTTGCGAAAATTTAAGTGCTTCTTCGATAACCTTTTCATCAGTTGAGTCAATAACAAGAGGTACCTTTACTTTTTTCACAACCTCCTGCATAAAGCCTCGAATATCGGCTAGTTCATCGCGATCAGGATTCGCTAAACAAATATCAATAACATGGGCACCATTCTTGACTTGTGCACGAGCAATTTCTGCAGCTTCCTCAAATTTCCCATCAATAATTAGATTTTTAAACTTACGAGAACCAATTACATTTGTACGTTCTCCAATAAATAATGGACGCATAGAATCGTCATACACTAATGGCTCGATACCTGACACTACATGACCATGTGTTGTCTCTGGTAATTGGCGTGGTGTTTCCTCTTTTAATACCTCACGAATGGCAGCAATATGTGCTGGTGTTGTTCCACAGCAGCCTCCTACAATGTTCAACCATCCCTTTTCAGCAAAGCCTTTTAGCTTTTGTGACAGTGACTCTGGTGATTCATGGTAGCAGCCCTCCTCGTCCGGTAAGCCTGCATTTGGGTAACAGCTTATATACCCCGTTGAAAGCTCTGCTAATGAACGAATATGATCCGTCATAAATTCTGGACCTGTCGCACAGTTCAAACCTACAGATAGTGGTTTAATATGCTCGATAGAAATATAGAATGCATCAATGGATTGTCCTGCAAGTGTCGTTCCCATCGGTTCAATTGTTCCTGATATCATCACAGGCAGCTCTTTGCCAGTCACTTCAAATGCGCGAGATACTCCTAAAGTACCTGCCTTAACATTGAGCATATCCTGGCTGGTTTCTAGCAACAATACATCTGCTCCAGCTTCAATTAATGCCTTTGCCTGTACATAGAAGTTTTCTTCTAGCTCATCAAAGGTAATTCCACCTGTCACTGATAAGGTTTTTGTAGTAGGCCCCATCGCTCCTGCTACAAAACGCGGCCAATCAGAGGTAGAAAAATCATCCACTGCCTTACGTGCTATTTCTACAGCACGCTTATTGATTTCCTCTGCCTTCGCCCCCAGATCATATTCATTTAATACAAGAGGAGTGCCTCCAAATGTATTTGTACAAATAATATCTGCCCCAGCCTCTAAATATTTTCTATGAACCTTTTCAAGCACATCCGGTCTAGTTAGTACAAGATTTTCATTACAGCCATCATATTCCTCGCCACCGAAATCCTCAGCTGATAAGTTTTCATTCTGTAGCATTGTCCCCATTGCGCCATCAAGAATTAAAATTCGTTTCTCTAGTTGCTCTTCAATCAAATGCTTAGCCATTTATACTTACCCCTTTTTTTTGTTCATCCAATTGCTCAATAAATTTCATTAGTTCTAGTGTCATATCATAGCGTAGGAATGGTGTAATAAGATAAATACCATTGAAATATTGTGCAGCTACCTCTACTAATTCCTTAGCAATTGCAATTCCCTCAAGCGTTGCGCGCTCCTTATCCTCGCCACAAGCCTTCATACGTGCTAAGGCTTCTTCAGATAATTTAATGCCTGGTACTTCATGATGTAAGAACTCCGCACTTTTATAGCTCGTTACTGGCATAATCCCTATATAGATTGGTGCTTCTAAATGCTTTGTTGCCTCATAAATTTCTATAATTTTTTCCTTTGTATAGACAGGTTGTGAAATAAAATAATCTGCTCCATGCTCAATTTTCTTTTCTAATCGAGATACAGCTCGGTCTAATACACGTACATTCGGATTGAACGCAGCGGCTACAGAGAAATTCGCCTTTTGACGCAGCGGCTTCCCTGAAAATGATACACCTTCATTTAACTGTTTGATTAATTGGATCAGCTCCATTGATGATACGTCATAAACACTTGTTGCCCCTGGGAAATCGCCAACCTTTGTTGGATCTCCAGTCACCGCTAATATATCATGAATCCCTAGTGCATTTAAGCCCATTAAATGGGATTGCAGGCCAATTAAATTACGATCTCGGCATGTAATATGTGTTAACGGACGTACCCCATGTGTTTCTTTCAACAATGCGCCCATTGCCACATTACTTATTCTTGGAGACGCGAGCGAATTATCTGCCATCATAACCACATCTGCGCCTGCTTCATATAATTTTTTAGCACCTTTAATAAAGCCATCGATTTCTAAATGTCTCGGTGTATCCAACTCAACAATAACCGAGCGTTGACGTTTTACTTTTAAATGCAGAGGCTCAAATCTTGATGGTTCTGCCTCACGTACAATCTCTACTTTTTCAGGCTTCGCTAATTTTTCTTCTACCGGAGATAATTCCTCTAAGTATTTTTTCGCTGCAGCAATATGCTTTGGCGTCGTACCACAGCACCCTCCTATTAAACGTACACCTTGATCTCGAAGTGCTACGGCTGCTCGACCAAAATAGTCTGTCTCAGACTCATAAACAACCCGACCATCTTCTAAGTCTAGAAGAGATGCATTTGGATATGCTGACATAAATGCCTTTTCAGGAAGTTCTACACCTTCAAATGCTTGAATCGTATGGAATGGACCTAAACGACAGTTAACACCTACGATATCAGCGCCAAGTGCCTCAAGCTCATGTAGAGCGTAATTTAAACTCTTTCCATTTTGCAATACTCCCGGTTCATGCATTGAAACTTGTGCAATTATTGGCAACTTGGTTTTTGCTCGAAGCATCTTTAATGTTGCTGTTAATTCTTCAAAATCATAATAGGTTTCGAGTAAAAGTCCATCTGGATTCCCAGCAAGTAAGACAGTTGCTTGCTCTTCCACGGTCGCTAAAATTTCTTCTAACGTTGCATCGCTTTTTCGGATGCCTCGAATTCCTCCAATAGTTCCCAAAACAAATTGGCCTCCATCTGCAGCAGCTCGCTTTGCAATCGTAATAGCAGCTTCATTAAACTGTTGAACACGCGATTCTAATCCATAGCGTGCTAATTTTATGGCATTCGCTCCATAAGTATTTGTTTGAATAATATCGGCTCCAGCCGCGATGTACTCTCTATGAATCTTTTCAATTAATTCTGGTCTTTGAACATTCATTTCCTCATGACAGTACTCCAAGCCATAACCGTATAATACCGTACCAATTGCACCATCTGCTGTCAGAACATGCGTTTTTAACTTTTCAAGCAATCCCATAAAACTAGCCCCTCTTCCTATTTTTCTATAATAAAAAAGCCTTCTTTAACACAAAGAAGGCTTTTACGTTTCGTAATTGTTGTTCCTTCTCATCTTTGACCATAGGGTCTTCTGGATTTAGCACCTGACAAAAGTTGGTTGCTGAAGCATCATAGGGCCAGTCCCTCAGCTTCTCTTGATAAGAATTTAGTATGAATTTTTTAAATAATTAAAAGAATCATATCGTTAACAAACGTTTGAGTCAAGACTATTTCACGTAACAAAGGATATTTCAAACGAAAAATATAATTTTTTGTCTTATATTCTGCAATTAAGAGAGTTTTTCAGCAATATTCTCCCCAATTTTTTTACCGTTTTGAATACAAGCACCTATACCTACACCAAAATAAGAGCAGCCCGCAATGGATAAATTCGGATAATTTGTTTCGAGCTCTTGTAATAAACCCTGTAATGCCTCACGATGCGCTAAATCATACTTTGGCATTTGATCAATCCATCTACTCACATTTACGACATTTGGTTTTTCTTCAATCCCCAAGCTTTTTCTTACATCCTCCAGGGCAACAACTGTTAATTCTTCATCTGTCATCATAAGTAATTTCTCATACGCAGGGTTAATGCTTTTATAGAAGATTCGAACAAGTAATTGCTCATTTGCTGAAGTATGCTTCCACTTGCGGCTTGTCCATGTCGCTGCATTACAGATTACATCCGAATTATGTGACACAATAAAGCCTGTTCCATCAGCTGGTAATCTATTATCAGGTATATCAAATCCTAAATACATTGTAATGGCTGAGGCAGTATTGAACTGTTCAAAATAACGGTTCAATGTTTCATCCGTTAATAGGCTCTGTACAGCTTCATTAGGTAATGCTAAAACAACATGATCTGCATCAATGATCGTATCATTTGCCAAAGTAACTCGGTAGTGATTTTCCTGCTTGTTGACACTAGTAGTGGTAATTCCCTTTAAAATTTCTACATCAGTTAACATTTCTTCAAGACGATCAATTAAAGACGATAAACCATTTTTAAACGAAATAAACTTTTTATTAGCAGCTTTTACAAATTGTTCTCGATTTGCATCAAAACCTTTAATGATACTTCCATACTCATTTTTATAATCAATTAAATAAGGTAAAGTGGAAGCAATCGATAGTTGATGTAAATCTCCTGAATACACTCCTGCAAGTACTGGCGCTATTTGGTTTTGGACAAGCTCCTCTCCTAAATAATACGTTAAAAATTCTCCAATAGAGCTGTCCTTTGTAAAGCCCACATTTGGCATTGTCAAATCCTTTAACGCTACTTTTTTACCTTCTTCGGATACAAGTGTACTTTCTTCCAGAGAGTGTAAGCTCATTGGAATACCGAACGTCGAATCTGCCGGAATGGCATGGAGCTCATTATTTGTGTATATATAGGAAATCCCAGTTTCGTTATATACCAAATCCTGCTCAAAATTAAGCTCTTCAACAAGCTCCATAACACCTTTATGACGAGCTACAATCGAATCTGCCCCTGTTTCCATAATGAATCCCTGTTCGTAATCAGAGTGTAACTTACCCCCTAGATATGTATTTTTTTCAACAAGCACAAGCTTTACATCTAAATTTTTCTCCTTCACTTGACGCTGCAAATAATGCATCGTACATAAACCCGTAATACCGCCGCCTAATACAACCACTGTTTCCATATTAACCGCCCCTAATTTTTGTTGTCTTCCTTTAGTATAAACTCTTTTTATTGAAAATTACGCTAAACCCTTTACAAATTTAGCAAAAATGGAGCTACCCAGTGGTTAGGATAGCTCCATTTCATAGTGTTGAAAAATCAAATAGTCAAGGACTCTTTGTGAATATTTAGTCAAAATGAAGGTGATTTCCGTTCCAGGCTACTCGCTTTGTCGCTGACGCTTCGCTTTCGCGCAGAGCAAGGCTTCCTGTGGGCGAGCGACGAGCCGCTTCCTGCGCTGGAGGAACGAAGGCTAAGTGCGTCACGTCCTATGACTACGCCTTCGTGACCAACATCGTGTTGGCCTCAGTTTCTCGTCTGTCTCGCTATCCCACGGAGTCGAGTAGCCTTACACTCCAATCAGCAAAAGTGTAGAACTTTAAATTTTTTTCTTCCTCAAAAGTAAAGTAAAAGTATGTTACTCACCATCATTAAATGGATAGAATAGTGACACAATTCTATAGTTGTTGTCCTGCATTATATGGATAGCACCAATTTGTCACTTTTCATAAAGCCACTTATTGCTGTCGATCTGTTTTCACATTGAAAAATATAGTGATGGCTAAGACTTCAAATTTATCACTATACATTTGTGGAAATGCCAGAAGAAAATACTATGTGCAATGGTTGATTGGAGTGTAGACTGAGTGACTCCTCGGGGATTCAGCGTCACAGATGAGACCCTGGAGCGAGTGAAGCGGCTCATCGGACGCCCCCAGGAAAGCACTCAGTCGGAACGGAAATCAACCTCTCTTTTTGAAAAAGGGCTATACTTTTTAATTTGTCACCTTGATTTCATTGACTTAATAGTATTTCAACAACATGAAATGGAGCTATCCAGTGGTTAGGATAGCTCCATTTCTATGACTAAAGTATGTATCTTTCCATGATGAAACGAAAAAATACTTTTAACCTTACAATCTCGGACATCTGCTTGTTACATTACACAACCTATATATTACCTCACGAACCATTAAATTACACATATTGATGCTTGTTATAGTGTTTACAGGCTGTAGATTTTCATTTGCCCCAATAAAAATATCCTTGCCGTGAATTAATTTAAGTGTTGGGCAACATTTGCTAATTTCTCGGCTGAATTTGTTACTTCTTCAAAGGCAACTCCCAGCTCATTAAGAATCTCTGCTATTGTTAATACTTCTTTTTCCATACTATCATTCTGTTCTTTTGCTTCTGTCATTGATTCTAATATCTTCGTAAATTGCCCTTCTGTTTGAACCATATTTTCCTTGCCAGATATGACCTCTTCTTGAATATTATTAAGAGAGTGTGTTAACTTATCTGTCCGTTCATTTGTTTTTTGTAACAACATGGCTACTGATGTTACAGAATCTTTTGTTTGAATTGATAGTTTTCGAACCTCATCTGCAACTATATTAAAGCCTTTACCCGCTTCTCCAGCACGGGCTGCTTCTATAGCTGCGTTTAAAGCTAACAAATTGGTCTGGTTGGCAATAGTGGTAACTACACTCATAATTGATTCCATTTCTTTTGACATACCAGTCAACTGTTCAATATTCTCAGTTATATCCTTCAGCAACTCAATAATATTACACATATTTTGTGATTGACTCTTTATTCGTTCTCGCCCCTCTAATGCCTGCTTCTCAGCCATCGCCGACACTAAAAGTGAGTTTTTGGCAAACTGTTTAATTTCATCGGATTGCTTGCTTATTCGATGAAATGAGATATTTGTTTCATGGGATATTGAAGCAAGACTTTCTGTAGACGCTACGATTTCCTTCTCCACTGCTTCCTTTTTCCGTTCCATATTCTCTTTGTGCTGCTCAACAGTATTTTCAAAGGCTTCTAATACTAATTGCTGCTCAAAGTTTGAAATTTTAGAGATGGCCCGTATTGTATTAAATTGATCTTTGGGATGATGAATGCACTCTTCCACTAAGCCAACGAATGATAATGACAAATCTTGGAAAGCGCAAATATACCATTGTGTTCTTAAACCAATATGAACATGTACTTTGGCAATATTAGTACGTCTCTGATAAAATTCATCATCAATTATGCCATTAAACATTTCAATTATATGGCGCCCCAGCGTGATTTTTAATTTTTCTACAGAACTGTGATTATTAATAATACTTACTAAACCATGCTCCGTTCCTATCATTCTATAAAATCTATCTACTATGTTATTAATATTGTCTACCACAAATGGCTGAAAGGCTTTTAAATATTGTAAATCCTGCTTTGTTAAATTTAGCATCTCTATTTGCTTGATCATTGACTCGCAATTAGAAACATCCATTTTTACAACATATTGCTGAAGGTCTATCATTGCTGTCTTTCTCTGTTTTTGAAAAATCACACATTTTCCCTCTTTCACGTGTACTTTTGCAAAGCTGAGAAATTCCAATTCCGTTTACAAAAATATATATTACAAAATGTAAGAAAATAGGTTTATAAGTACCTTAGATTAATTTCTCTTTAGTTGCTAAAAAGCATTTTGCCGTAGCATGAACTGCTCTTTTCAAAATCACTCATATACCTTATACATTTTATAAATAGCTGTCAATTTCAAGGTATACATTTTTTACCATTAATTGTATAAAAAGTCCCTATAGCCGAACTATTGACTAAATGCAGTAAAAAAGCTACCACAATATCTTTTGGCAGCTAAATTGCATCAACTAATGTTTCTTTTGCTTATTTTTTGTTTATTTTCCCTTTGTCTTTATTATCCCTTCACTATATTAATATTTTTACCGTTAGTTTCATGTATTATTATATACCTAAATAAAACAACTAACACCATTCTTTATACTCATAAAAACGGAAGCTATAATCGAAACTAAATGACTATAAAATTTTTACGAAAAATTTACATTCCTTTTAATTCATTCAGCAAAACAGTCGCCTCTTCTATTCCTGCCTCTGCAGCCAGTCCGTACCATTTAATTGCTTCTTTCATATTTCTAGGTATACCCTCTCCATTATTATAAAGATGCCCAAGCTGTAATTTTGCCTCTGAATCTCCTTGAAGAGCAGCTTGTTTAAACCAATGAATTCCTTTCTCGATATTACGTATACCGGTTAAACCTTGACTCCAAATAAATCCTAAATCATAAAATGCATCAACATGATATTGCTCTGCAGCTCTTTCATACCAATATAATCCACGATTTACATCTCGCAGTTGACCTAATCGCCCTTCAAAACAGATTCCTCCAAGTCTATATTGAGCTTCAACATAGCCTGCTTCGGCAGATTTTTTATAATAGAAGTATGCGTGCTCCTCATCAATATCGACGCCTAAACCTTGCTCGTAAATAATTCCAAGAGTAAACATTGCTTCTGCAACACCTTGCTTGGCAGCGAAGTCAAACCATTTCTTCGCAAGTATCATATTTTCTGATACACCTTCACCGTTAAAATACATATCTGCCAAGTTATTCGCTGCATCAGGATGACCTTGGTTTGCTGCTGCCTCATACAACGAAAAAGCTCTACAATAATTTTCCTGTACACCTATGCCTTCAAAATAAAAATTACCAAGTGCATATTGCGCATCAGCATGATCCTGCGATGCGGCTAATTCTAACCACTTTAAAGATTTTTCAGGCTGAAAACAGGAACTATCGCTAGCACTATAGTATTCCCCAAGCTGGAATTGTGCTTCTACATCTTGTTCTTCTATTGCTTCTTTATATAAATCAATAATGACCTCATGATCTAAATCTTCTTCATCAAATGCTTCAAACTGCTCATCTTGATTGATAAAATACCATTCCAATACATCGATTACATCGTCTACAACCTCAATACAATTGGCTAATTTCTCGAGTGAGGAAATTTGCCAAATTAAAATATATATAGGGAGTGGAATCGCTTCACGCAGTAAATCATCATACTCAGCTAAAAGCGTTAAGACATTTTCCTGTATTGATTGTGTCTGCTCTGGATGAACAATTTGTAAATGGCGTTGTTGATTTTTTTTTAGAAGCCCATGCACAACTTGATACACCATTTTATGCAATGCTGTTAATGGCACTTCTTCAAATGTTAGCAATTTGATATTTTGTGCAAACCATGTACCTTGAGTTTGCGTGAGCAGCAATAAGGATTCAATTCGCTCTTTATTTCGTTCAGCTAAAAATTGTCCATACATTCGTTTCCCCCCTTGCATTATAAAAAAACCGCCTTGCCAATATTATATGGAAGACAGTTTAAAATTGATTACACATACGCTCTTAGTATTAATCCTATGAGTAATGTGATAAATAAAAAAACAGATATATGAGCCCATTTATACATCTCTAATAAACCGATAAACTCTCGAGTAAAAACATTTGGAACATAATAAAAGGCAGTCTTTGAACCAACTCCTTGTGCATCAAGCTTTGACTTTCGGGCATATATACTGGCACGGAATACATGGAAATTATTCGTTACAAATAAAGATCGATAATTTTTACCTTGTGTATGTCTATCCATAATCGCCTTTGAAAATGCCATATTTTGTTTGGTATTTATTGATTGATCTTCCATCATTATCTTTTGAGCAGGTATTTGATGTATTTCAACAATATAGTTTTTCATGGCATAGGCTTCTGATACTTTTTCATCTGTTCCCTGACCGCCCGAGACGATAATGTAAGGTTGCTCACCATATTTTTTATATTGCCTTACTGCCTCGTCTAAACGACTAGCTAAAAGCGGCGGTACTTTATCACCAATTAGTCCTGATCCTAGTGCAATAATATAGTTTGGTTCATAGCGAATAGGTGTAAAATGATAAATCGTTGCATATGCCATTACACTTGTGTATAAAAACATTGTATAACCAAAAATCAAAAACGCATAGAAAAAAAGTATATGCCAAATCTCATTTTCGGTATTCATAAAAATCACAAATACATACCATATCATCATGATAAAAAAACTCAATCCAAAAACTGCTACTAATAAATTACGTACTTTACGTCCTTCTTTTTCAAGCAAAACCTTGCTATTAAAAAACATCGCAATTGATAAAATAAACATAATACCTGGAAAACTACCCAGTAAAATGATGATCCCCATCTC
This window harbors:
- a CDS encoding YdcF family protein — encoded protein: MMQTMVLLMAIFLLLYTTEKRRFSNAVVLGLLGLYILRTIIIQYPLLLPDNQGIVSEMGIIILLGSFPGIMFILSIAMFFNSKVLLEKEGRKVRNLLVAVFGLSFFIMMIWYVFVIFMNTENEIWHILFFYAFLIFGYTMFLYTSVMAYATIYHFTPIRYEPNYIIALGSGLIGDKVPPLLASRLDEAVRQYKKYGEQPYIIVSGGQGTDEKVSEAYAMKNYIVEIHQIPAQKIMMEDQSINTKQNMAFSKAIMDRHTQGKNYRSLFVTNNFHVFRASIYARKSKLDAQGVGSKTAFYYVPNVFTREFIGLLEMYKWAHISVFLFITLLIGLILRAYV